From a region of the Actinomycetes bacterium genome:
- the rplL gene encoding 50S ribosomal protein L7/L12, with protein sequence MTAKETKTAKKGSNIDEILKSIESMTVLELSELVEALEEKFGVSAQAMVAAPAAGAAAAGGAAEAEQTEFDVVLKSAGAKKIQVIKVVRSITNLGLKEAKDLVDKAPNAVKEKISKDEAEDIKKQLEEAGAEVEVK encoded by the coding sequence ATGACCGCAAAGGAGACCAAGACTGCCAAGAAGGGTTCAAATATTGATGAGATTTTAAAATCTATAGAGAGCATGACCGTTCTAGAGTTATCAGAATTAGTAGAGGCTCTGGAAGAAAAATTCGGTGTAAGCGCGCAGGCTATGGTAGCAGCACCAGCAGCAGGAGCTGCAGCAGCAGGCGGAGCAGCCGAAGCCGAGCAGACTGAATTTGACGTGGTATTAAAATCAGCAGGCGCTAAGAAGATACAGGTTATAAAGGTGGTTAGAAGTATTACCAATCTGGGCTTAAAGGAAGCTAAGGATCTGGTAGACAAAGCTCCTAATGCAGTTAAAGAAAAAATTTCTAAAGATGAAGCAGAAGATATAAAGAAGCAGCTTGAAGAAGCTGGAGCCGAAGTAGAAGTTAAGTAG
- the rplJ gene encoding 50S ribosomal protein L10 produces the protein MVKKEKEVKVEAIKQVFSENNGLIFTDHTRLTVGDSVTVRDKLAENQAYLKVLKNTLALIAAREVFSDIQLDQILKGPTSVVVVGEDVAATAKIIKDFAEEHETLQVKGGILEDQLLTAELIQKIAGLPSREVLLTNLAVTLNSPISGLVTTLSGLSRNLVMVLGAIRKEKENNKN, from the coding sequence GTGGTTAAAAAAGAAAAAGAAGTAAAAGTAGAAGCCATAAAACAGGTTTTTAGTGAAAATAATGGATTGATTTTTACTGATCACACCAGATTAACTGTAGGGGATTCAGTGACAGTAAGGGATAAGCTGGCCGAGAATCAGGCTTATCTGAAGGTGCTTAAAAATACCCTGGCTCTTATTGCGGCCAGAGAGGTATTTTCAGATATTCAGCTGGACCAGATTCTGAAAGGCCCCACCAGTGTTGTAGTGGTTGGGGAAGATGTTGCTGCTACCGCCAAGATTATCAAAGACTTTGCAGAAGAACACGAGACCCTTCAGGTTAAGGGAGGAATACTGGAAGATCAGCTGCTGACCGCAGAGTTGATCCAAAAGATTGCCGGCTTGCCTTCAAGAGAAGTCTTGCTTACCAATCTGGCTGTTACCTTGAACTCTCCAATTAGTGGCCTGGTTACTACTTTAAGTGGATTAAGCAGGAATTTGGTAATGGTTTTGGGAGCTATAAGAAAAGAAAAAGAGAATAATAAAAATTAA